Proteins found in one Triticum aestivum cultivar Chinese Spring chromosome 4D, IWGSC CS RefSeq v2.1, whole genome shotgun sequence genomic segment:
- the LOC123096444 gene encoding NDR1/HIN1-like protein 1, with amino-acid sequence MSKDCGNHGEDDIRRTCRRFLAFLFFLALVVAVIALIVYLVLRPTHPRFYLQDASLRQLDVLSANASAAAGVLSTVLQVTVASRNPNDRVGVYYDRLDVYASYKYQQITLASALPPVYQGHGDVEVWSPVLSGPNVPFAPYLADALAKDVQAGYLILQVKIDGRVRWKVGSWISGHYHIFATCPAFLVGAGGNGAPGASGLRFQTATYCHVEV; translated from the coding sequence ATGAGCAAGGACTGCGGCAACCACGGCGAGGACGACATCCGGCGCACGTGCCGGCGCTTcctggccttcctcttcttcctggccctggtggtggccgtCATCGCCCTCATCGTCTACCTCGTCCTCCGCCCCACGCACCCGCGCTTCTACCTCCAGGACGCCTCGCTCCGGCAGCTGGACGTGCTCTCCGCCaacgcctccgccgccgcgggcGTGCTCTCCACCGTGCTCCAGGTCACCGTCGCCTCCCGCAACCCCAACGACCGCGTCGGCGTCTACTACGACCGCCTCGACGTCTACGCCTCCTACAAGTACCAGCAGATCACGCTGGCCTCCGCGCTCCCGCCGGTGTACCAGGGCCACGGCGACGTGGAGGTCTGGTCCCCGGTGCTCTCCGGCCCGAACGTCCCCTTCGCGCCCTACCTCGCCGACGCGCTCGCCAAGGACGTCCAGGCCGGGTACCTCATCCTCCAGGTCAAGATCGACGGCCGCGTCCGGTGGAAGGTGGGCAGCTGGATCTCCGGCCACTACCACATCTTCGCGACCTGCCCCGCCTTCCTCGTCGGCGCCGGCGGCAACGGCGCGCCGGGGGCCAGTGGGCTCAGGTTCCAGACCGCCACCTACTGCCACGTCGAGGTCTAG
- the LOC123096443 gene encoding cyclin-T1-3, translating to MDIMQTSDSSQYGVVENSPYRFPYNKRVEDGNLGASWYFSRKEIEENSLSRRDGISLKKESFLRKSYCTFLQDLGVRLKVPPVTIATAIVFCHRFFLRQSHAKNDRLTVATVCMFLAGKVEETPIPLKDVILISYEIIHKKDPGAVARIKQKEVYEQQKKLLLIGERAVLITLDFDFNVHHPYKPLVEAIKKLKIAQKELAQVAWSFVNDGLCTSLCLQFKPQHIAAGAIFLAAKFLKVKLPADGEKVWWQDFDVTPWQLEEVSNQMMELYGPPPSQGNNTKSSSASLADQHAAEKAPGAAEEPPAHKNHPASRQSSLPDHHHPERQNSNQRIVQTETRDGTATSNEGPTMPPSGMDAVEKIADLSERELKHGVELVAEDDEKHDRRQTVPRPPHREDHQKAAHTTEGTEEGEPSKDSQECHSKRKEHRSHDHSSERDLKRLRP from the exons ACAGCCCATATAGATTTCCCTATAATAAACGTGTGGAAGATGGCAACCTTGGTGCTTCATGGTATTTTAGTagaaaagaaatagaggagaattccCTTTCAAGAAGAGATGGCATTAGTCTGAAGAAGGAGTCTTTCCTTCGCAAGTCATACTGCACTTTTCTTCAAGATCTGGGAGTGAGGCTTAAAGT GCCTCCAGTGACAATTGCTACAGCTATTGTATTCTGTCATCGTTTTTTCCTTCGACAATCTCATGCCAAAAATGATAGACTG ACAGTAGCCACAGTTTGCATGTTCTTGGCGGGTAAAGTTGAAGAAACACCCATACCCCTGAAGGATGTCATACTAATTTCTTATGAGATCATCCACAAAAAGGATCCTGGTGCTGTTGCTCGAATTAAGCAAAAG GAAGTCTATGAACAACAGAAGAAACTTCTTTTAATTGGGGAGCGTGCTGTGCTTATAACACTTGATTTTGACTTCAATGTGCATCATCCATACAAGCCCTTGGTTGAAGCAATAAAAAAACTCAAGATTGCTCAAAAGGAACTTGCTCAAGTTGCCTGGAGTTTTGTCAATGATGG GCTGTGTACATCTCTTTGCCTGCAATTTAAGCCCCAACATATTGCGGCCGGCGCAATCTTCCTTGCTGCGAAGTTCCTTAAAGTCAAGCTTCCAGCAGATGGCGAGAAGGTCTGGTGGCAAGATTTTGATGTAACCCCATGGCAGTTGGAAG AGGTTAGCAACCAAATGATGGAGCTCTATGGGCCACCACCATCTCAAGGGAATAATACTAAAAGCAGCTCTGCAAGTTTAGCTGATCAACATGCTGCGGAAAAAGCTCCTGGAGCTGCCGAAGAGCCTCCAGCGCATAAGAACCATCCAGCATCCAGACAATCGAGCTTGCCAGACCACCATCACCCTGAAAGGCAAAACTCAAACCAGCGGATAGTCCAGACCGAAACAAGGGATGGCACTGCCACCAGCAATGAAGGCCCGACTATGCCGCCGTCAGGGATGGATGCAGTGGAAAAGATTGCTGATCTGTCTGAGAGGGAGCTGAAGCATGGAGTGGAATTGGTTGCCGAGGATGACGAAAAACACGACAGAAGGCAGACCGTCCCCCGTCCCCCGCACAGAGAGGATCATCAGAAAGCCGCTCACACGACAGAGGGCACGGAAGAGGGCGAGCCGTCTAAGGACAGTCAAGAGTGCCATTCAAAGCGGAAGGAGCACAGGAGCCATGATCACAGCAGCGAGAGGGACCTTAAGAGGTTGAGGCCATAA